AGCGCCGGTTCCGGGCAGTCAGCAGGGCTGAAGCCAGCAGGGCAGCCAGCACGGAGGCCACGAGGATGCCGACCTTGGCGTCGTCGTTGTGCAGCGAGCCGACCTCGAAGCTCAGGTCATTGACCAGCAGGGAGACGGTGAAGCCGATCCCGCCCAGAATGCCGATGCCTGCCAGATCGATCCAGCGCACATCCGGGTCCAGCTTTGCCCGCGTGCCCGCGGTGACTGCCCAGGTGGTGAGCAGGATGCCGATGGGCTTACCGGCCACGAGGCCCAGGATAATTCCGATCGCTACGGGGTCCGTAACCGCAGCACCGACGCCGCTCCAGCCGCCCAATGCCACGCCGGCGGAAAAGAAGGCGAAGATCGGAACGGCAAAGCCCGTGGAAACAGGCCGGAAGCGGTGCTCAAAGATTTCCGAGAGGCCGGGGGCCTTCGGATCGGCGGGCAGTTTCTGCCGGTCCGGACCGCGGCGCAGCACCGGAACAGCAAAGCCCAGCAGCACCCCGGCCACGGTGGCGTGGACGCCGGAGGCGTGCATCAGCGCCCAGGTGGCGACACCCAAGGGCAGCAGGATCACCCAGGCGGGCCAGCCCCGGGTGCCGAAGAAGCGCGGGACGCGCTGGACCAGCAGTGTGAATGCGGCGAGCGGCAGCAGCATCCACAGCAGGTAGCTAAGGTGCACGTCTTCGGAGTAGAAGAAGGCAATGATGGCGATGGCGATGAGGTCATCCACCACGGCGAGGGTCAGGAGGAAGATGCGCAGCGCGCTGGGCAGGTGCGAACTGATAACCGCCAGCACTGCCAGGGCGAAGGCAATATCGGTGGCGGTGGGGATGGCCCAGCCCCGCAGGCCGTCCGAACCGGATATCAGGTTGACGGCTACGTAGACCAGGGCGGGGACAATTACGCCGCCCACCGCTGCCGCGATGGGTACGATCGCCTGTTTCAGGTCCCTCAGGTCCCCGGCAATGAATTCCTTCTTCAGCTCGAGGCCGACCAGGAAGAAGAAGATGGCCAGCAGCCCGTCGGCTGCCCAGGTGCCGATGCTCAGCTTGAGGTGCCACGGCTCGTAACCGAATTCAAAGTCACGCACGGCAAAGTAAGTGTCTGCAGCCGGAGAGTTGGCCCAGATCAGGGCCGCGACGGTAGCGATCAGCAGCAAAATGCCGCCCACGGTTTCCTTGCGGAGAATCTCGCTGATGCGAAGGGTCTCTCCGTAGCT
This genomic stretch from Arthrobacter sp. zg-Y1110 harbors:
- the nhaA gene encoding Na+/H+ antiporter NhaA, translating into MASEPSSPKPNGSHTVLGRRSYGETLRISEILRKETVGGILLLIATVAALIWANSPAADTYFAVRDFEFGYEPWHLKLSIGTWAADGLLAIFFFLVGLELKKEFIAGDLRDLKQAIVPIAAAVGGVIVPALVYVAVNLISGSDGLRGWAIPTATDIAFALAVLAVISSHLPSALRIFLLTLAVVDDLIAIAIIAFFYSEDVHLSYLLWMLLPLAAFTLLVQRVPRFFGTRGWPAWVILLPLGVATWALMHASGVHATVAGVLLGFAVPVLRRGPDRQKLPADPKAPGLSEIFEHRFRPVSTGFAVPIFAFFSAGVALGGWSGVGAAVTDPVAIGIILGLVAGKPIGILLTTWAVTAGTRAKLDPDVRWIDLAGIGILGGIGFTVSLLVNDLSFEVGSLHNDDAKVGILVASVLAALLASALLTARNRRYRLIEAEDRRDDNQDGIPDVYEDREN